From the genome of Mycetocola spongiae, one region includes:
- a CDS encoding DUF2291 family protein, which yields MSQGTKKKSHRGAWITSGVIVVLLVAMGTLGTKVINENDVAAATASGLDPQTFVTESYDDVIVGGITERAEDVVTVAEALQADPAQAAKDFAVGSGPTATYSVKFTGIAGELAPSGYLPITVEGMPEGVGVSVQTGPALLGTALRDATGKATFEMFTNQLDFQGVGDKLNAQMKTELLDKLDIKSLSGQEITVVGAFQPLNPKLLLVMPVSIEVAK from the coding sequence GTGTCTCAAGGAACGAAGAAGAAGTCCCATCGCGGGGCCTGGATCACCTCGGGGGTGATCGTGGTGCTCCTCGTCGCGATGGGAACATTGGGTACCAAGGTCATCAACGAGAACGACGTGGCCGCGGCCACCGCCTCGGGGCTTGACCCGCAGACCTTTGTCACCGAAAGCTATGACGACGTGATCGTCGGCGGCATCACCGAGCGCGCCGAGGACGTTGTGACCGTGGCCGAGGCCCTCCAGGCCGACCCGGCACAGGCAGCAAAGGACTTCGCCGTGGGCAGCGGCCCGACCGCGACCTACTCGGTGAAGTTCACCGGTATCGCCGGCGAGCTGGCCCCCAGCGGCTACCTCCCGATCACCGTGGAGGGCATGCCCGAGGGTGTGGGCGTCTCGGTGCAGACCGGACCCGCGCTGCTGGGAACCGCCCTGCGCGATGCCACCGGCAAGGCCACCTTTGAGATGTTCACCAACCAGCTCGACTTCCAGGGTGTGGGCGATAAGCTCAACGCCCAGATGAAGACCGAGCTGCTGGATAAGCTCGACATCAAGTCCCTCTCGGGCCAGGAGATCACCGTGGTTGGCGCCTTCCAGCCGCTCAACCCCAAGCTCCTGCTGGTCATGCCCGTCTCGATTGAGGTGGCCAAGTGA
- the ribD gene encoding bifunctional diaminohydroxyphosphoribosylaminopyrimidine deaminase/5-amino-6-(5-phosphoribosylamino)uracil reductase RibD, which produces MISDTQLEPAMRRAFELAARGPERGVNPRVGCVILSPGGEVLAEGWHRGSGTAHAEVDALGRLADPGLARGATAVVTLEPCNHTGRTGPCARALIAAGIAHVVYAVSDPGAARVVPDPVTGELAASSAHGAQTLRDAGVSVRAGLLRAEGEALLGDWLASARLGRPVVTVKWASSLDGRGAAADGSSQWITGPEARADVHAWRSRAEAIAVGTGTVLADDPALTARIEGVLAEDQPIPVVFGRRAIPADAQLKSHPHTPIQVSGADLEADLRELYALGIHSVFVEGGPALASSFLAAGLADTVLVYLAPTLIGGPRVAVTDLGITSITQQQYLVFDDVQRLGSDLRIVAHTTGEK; this is translated from the coding sequence ATGATTTCCGATACTCAGCTCGAACCGGCCATGCGCCGCGCGTTTGAGCTTGCCGCCCGCGGCCCCGAGCGCGGGGTTAATCCGCGCGTGGGCTGTGTCATCCTCTCCCCCGGGGGCGAGGTGCTCGCCGAGGGCTGGCACCGCGGCTCGGGCACCGCGCATGCCGAGGTTGATGCGCTGGGCCGCCTGGCCGATCCCGGGCTCGCCCGCGGCGCCACCGCCGTGGTCACGCTGGAACCGTGTAATCACACGGGGCGCACAGGTCCGTGTGCGCGCGCCCTGATCGCCGCGGGTATCGCCCACGTGGTGTACGCCGTCTCCGATCCGGGGGCCGCCCGGGTGGTTCCCGATCCCGTGACCGGCGAGCTCGCCGCGAGCTCCGCCCACGGCGCACAGACGCTGCGCGATGCGGGCGTGAGCGTGCGCGCGGGGCTGCTCCGCGCGGAGGGTGAGGCCCTGCTGGGCGATTGGCTCGCGAGCGCCCGCCTGGGACGCCCCGTGGTCACCGTGAAGTGGGCGTCCAGCCTGGACGGCCGCGGGGCCGCGGCGGATGGCTCAAGCCAGTGGATCACCGGCCCCGAGGCGCGCGCCGATGTGCACGCCTGGCGCTCGCGCGCCGAGGCCATCGCGGTGGGCACCGGAACCGTACTCGCCGATGATCCCGCGCTGACCGCCCGCATCGAGGGCGTCCTCGCCGAGGACCAGCCGATCCCCGTGGTCTTCGGGCGGCGGGCAATCCCCGCGGATGCTCAGCTCAAGAGCCACCCACATACCCCGATTCAGGTCTCCGGGGCCGACCTGGAGGCCGATCTGCGCGAGCTCTATGCGCTGGGCATCCACTCGGTATTTGTGGAGGGCGGCCCAGCCCTCGCCTCCTCTTTCCTCGCGGCCGGCCTCGCCGATACCGTGCTGGTTTATCTTGCCCCCACCCTGATCGGCGGACCCCGCGTGGCCGTGACCGATCTGGGCATCACCTCCATTACCCAGCAGCAATACCTCGTCTTTGATGACGT
- a CDS encoding zinc-dependent alcohol dehydrogenase family protein, protein MRAIVFDKAHELSLTEVATPKAGPKDVIIKVAAVGICGTDTHVFDGEFEGTIYPLIPGHEATGVVTEVGSDVHDLSVGDHVAINPSTTCGECEFCLTGRGNLCRAWNGLGVVASDGASAEYVSVPRANAFKLRPETDLNYAALIEPLACAIRGYDILPRKMGEHYLIYGAGTMGLLMAQLAPRAGAASVTVVDLNENRLQAARDVGVEHTLTNADDSERENWDVVIDCTGVIAAIENALPRVKAGGTFQHFGVAPAEAKAGYSPFRVYRDEINIVGTMAVLNSFGRAVEMFEAGAIKPEAMISHSFTLDDYELALEKFRAGTGRKLQIRPNDTQSRVFMDL, encoded by the coding sequence ATGCGAGCAATAGTTTTCGATAAGGCACACGAGCTTTCGCTGACCGAGGTTGCGACCCCGAAGGCCGGGCCCAAGGACGTCATCATCAAGGTGGCCGCGGTTGGTATCTGCGGCACCGATACCCACGTCTTTGACGGCGAGTTCGAGGGCACCATCTACCCCCTGATCCCGGGCCACGAGGCCACCGGTGTGGTCACCGAGGTGGGCTCCGATGTGCACGACCTCAGCGTGGGCGACCACGTGGCGATCAACCCCTCCACCACCTGTGGCGAGTGTGAGTTCTGTCTCACCGGCCGCGGAAACCTCTGCCGCGCCTGGAACGGCCTCGGCGTGGTTGCCAGCGACGGAGCCTCCGCCGAATACGTCTCGGTGCCCCGCGCCAACGCCTTTAAGCTGCGCCCCGAGACCGACCTGAACTATGCGGCCCTGATCGAGCCCCTCGCCTGCGCCATCCGCGGCTATGACATCCTGCCCCGCAAGATGGGTGAGCACTACCTCATCTACGGTGCCGGCACCATGGGCCTCCTGATGGCCCAGCTTGCCCCCCGCGCCGGCGCCGCGAGCGTCACCGTGGTGGACCTCAACGAGAACCGCCTGCAGGCCGCCCGCGACGTCGGAGTCGAGCACACCCTGACCAACGCCGATGACTCCGAGCGCGAGAACTGGGACGTCGTTATCGACTGCACCGGCGTGATCGCCGCGATCGAGAACGCGCTTCCCCGTGTCAAGGCCGGCGGAACCTTCCAGCACTTCGGTGTGGCCCCCGCCGAGGCCAAGGCCGGCTATTCGCCCTTCCGCGTTTACCGCGACGAGATCAACATCGTGGGCACCATGGCCGTGCTGAACTCCTTCGGCCGCGCCGTCGAGATGTTCGAGGCCGGAGCCATCAAGCCCGAGGCCATGATCTCGCACTCCTTCACCCTGGACGACTATGAGCTCGCGCTCGAGAAGTTCCGCGCCGGAACCGGCCGCAAGCTCCAGATCCGTCCGAATGACACGCAGTCTCGCGTGTTCATGGACCTCTAA
- a CDS encoding glycerol-3-phosphate dehydrogenase/oxidase, whose amino-acid sequence MSSQSENQGITRASIEVLRSHPESQVLIIGGGINGLATFRDLALQGIDVTLIERNDFCSGASAASSHMIHGGIRYLENGEFRLVKESVQERNGLLKIAPHYVKPLETTVPIFSTFSGIITAPLRFLTHKQGKPNERGALLIKMGLMMYDSFSRDGGTVPRHRFHGKKKSLAALPHLNADLKYTATYFDASVHDPERLALDVLHDGLAAGEHARAANYLEAVGAAEGGGVRVRDTVSGDTFTLRADVIINASGPWTDLTNAALGEGTTYMGGTKGSHIVLDNPELLAATAGREIFFEHSDGRIVLIYPLKDRVMVGTTDLEADPAEPARCTEEEVDYFFELINHVFPAVAVSRDEIVYRFSGIRPLPGHGDTQPGFVSRDYRIVPTELGGTPLLSLVGGKWTTFRALAEHLANEALERLGRTRTSSTAGLAIGGGRDYPATDSAREQWVRSRASHLSTARVEQLLTRYGTRAEPLILALAAGDTALRSAPDYGVQELAILAAEERVVSLSDMMKRRTSLAFTGRGHRPVLEEVAAAIAPALGWDAERTAAEVAATVAELAEDHGILDAGWVRPAPRHEDLPVA is encoded by the coding sequence ATGTCGTCTCAGTCGGAGAACCAGGGGATCACCCGAGCCTCGATCGAGGTGCTGCGATCCCACCCCGAATCTCAGGTTCTGATCATCGGGGGAGGGATCAACGGTCTAGCCACATTTCGCGACCTGGCTCTCCAGGGAATCGATGTGACTCTTATTGAGCGTAACGACTTTTGCTCGGGAGCGTCGGCCGCGTCGAGTCATATGATCCACGGCGGCATCCGCTACCTCGAAAATGGCGAGTTCCGGCTCGTGAAGGAATCGGTCCAGGAGCGCAACGGCCTGCTTAAGATCGCGCCCCATTATGTGAAGCCCCTCGAGACCACCGTGCCGATTTTTTCGACCTTCTCCGGCATCATCACCGCGCCGCTGCGCTTCCTCACCCATAAGCAGGGCAAGCCCAATGAGCGCGGCGCCCTCCTGATCAAAATGGGCCTGATGATGTACGACTCCTTCTCCCGCGATGGGGGCACCGTGCCGCGCCACCGATTCCACGGAAAAAAGAAGTCGCTCGCGGCGCTGCCGCACCTCAACGCCGACCTGAAATACACGGCCACATATTTTGACGCCTCGGTGCACGATCCCGAGCGCCTCGCCCTGGACGTGCTGCACGATGGTCTCGCCGCGGGCGAGCACGCGCGCGCCGCCAATTATCTTGAGGCCGTGGGGGCCGCCGAGGGCGGGGGAGTGCGCGTGCGCGATACCGTCAGCGGCGATACCTTTACGCTGCGCGCCGATGTGATCATCAACGCCTCCGGTCCCTGGACCGACCTCACCAATGCGGCACTCGGCGAGGGCACCACCTATATGGGCGGCACCAAGGGTTCACATATCGTGCTGGATAACCCCGAGCTGCTTGCGGCCACCGCCGGGCGCGAGATCTTCTTTGAGCACAGCGATGGCCGCATCGTGCTGATCTATCCGCTGAAGGATCGCGTGATGGTGGGTACCACTGACCTCGAGGCCGATCCCGCCGAGCCCGCGCGCTGCACCGAGGAGGAGGTGGACTACTTCTTTGAGTTGATCAACCACGTCTTCCCCGCCGTGGCCGTGAGCCGCGATGAGATCGTTTATCGCTTCTCGGGGATTCGCCCGCTGCCCGGCCACGGCGATACCCAGCCCGGATTTGTCTCGCGGGACTACCGCATCGTTCCCACCGAGCTCGGCGGCACCCCGCTGCTGAGCCTCGTGGGGGGCAAGTGGACCACGTTCCGCGCGCTCGCCGAGCACCTCGCCAATGAGGCGCTGGAGCGGCTCGGCCGCACCCGCACCTCCTCAACCGCGGGGCTGGCAATCGGTGGCGGCCGCGATTATCCGGCCACCGATTCCGCCCGCGAGCAGTGGGTGCGCTCGCGCGCCTCCCACCTGTCCACCGCGCGCGTGGAGCAGCTGCTCACGCGCTATGGCACCCGGGCCGAGCCGCTGATCCTGGCGCTCGCCGCGGGGGATACCGCGCTGCGCAGCGCACCGGATTATGGCGTGCAGGAGCTTGCGATCCTCGCGGCCGAGGAGCGCGTGGTGAGCCTGAGTGACATGATGAAGCGCCGCACGAGCCTGGCCTTCACCGGGCGCGGGCACCGCCCCGTGCTGGAGGAGGTGGCCGCGGCAATCGCGCCCGCCCTGGGCTGGGACGCGGAGCGCACGGCCGCCGAGGTGGCGGCCACCGTGGCCGAGCTGGCCGAGGATCACGGCATTCTTGACGCCGGTTGGGTGCGCCCGGCGCCGCGGCACGAGGATCTGCCCGTCGCCTAG
- a CDS encoding sugar-binding transcriptional regulator: MSLPDSFSLSGKTRDALTAAQLYYLQDLTMDAIAAELHTSRSSVSRLLGHARDTGLVEIQVRSPLDAPRQLENDIRQKFGVVAHVVSVPDQISDVDRLDRVALYAARILGGFFDSNMSMGVAWGSTMSAISRNLSSKPTHNSRIVQLNGAANPRTTGIAYASEILQRFGAAFGAAIQQFPVPAVFDDPATKTAMWRERSVSRVVERQRSLDIAVFGLGSTFAEVPSHLYAAGYIDDADLAELRGSGVVGDVATVFYREDGTSDNIALNDRSSGPGMTVLRGIARRVCVVSGTGKLRTLRGALAAGLVTDLIVDAGTARRLVDQGPSDA, from the coding sequence ATGTCACTTCCGGACTCGTTCTCGCTCAGCGGGAAGACCCGCGACGCGCTCACCGCTGCCCAGCTCTACTACCTGCAGGATCTGACGATGGACGCGATCGCGGCGGAGCTGCACACCTCGCGTTCCAGCGTTTCCCGGCTCCTCGGCCACGCCCGCGATACGGGCCTCGTGGAGATCCAGGTGCGTTCCCCGCTCGACGCACCGCGCCAGCTGGAAAACGATATTCGTCAAAAATTTGGTGTGGTCGCCCACGTGGTATCCGTGCCCGATCAGATCAGCGACGTGGATCGTCTCGACCGGGTCGCGCTCTACGCTGCACGGATTCTCGGTGGCTTTTTTGACTCCAATATGTCGATGGGTGTGGCCTGGGGCTCCACGATGAGCGCGATCTCCCGCAATCTCTCCTCCAAGCCCACCCATAACTCGCGCATCGTGCAGCTCAACGGCGCGGCCAATCCGCGCACCACCGGCATCGCCTATGCCAGCGAGATCCTGCAGCGCTTTGGTGCCGCCTTTGGCGCGGCCATCCAGCAGTTCCCCGTGCCCGCGGTCTTTGATGACCCGGCCACCAAGACGGCGATGTGGCGCGAGCGCAGCGTGAGCCGCGTGGTCGAACGCCAGCGCTCGCTGGATATCGCCGTATTTGGCCTGGGCTCCACGTTTGCCGAGGTGCCCAGCCACCTCTACGCCGCGGGCTATATCGACGATGCCGACCTCGCCGAGCTGCGCGGCAGCGGCGTGGTGGGAGACGTGGCCACCGTGTTTTATCGCGAGGACGGCACAAGCGATAACATCGCGCTGAACGACCGTTCCTCGGGCCCGGGCATGACGGTGCTGCGCGGAATCGCGCGCCGCGTCTGCGTGGTCTCCGGCACCGGCAAGCTGCGCACGCTGCGCGGGGCCCTCGCCGCGGGCCTCGTGACCGATCTGATCGTGGACGCCGGCACCGCCCGCCGCCTCGTGGACCAGGGCCCCAGCGACGCATAA
- a CDS encoding sugar ABC transporter ATP-binding protein — translation MTDYNVGDVILRAHDITKNYGGTRALKGVNFEIHKGKVTTLFGENGAGKSTLMRILSGVEQPSSGTLELYDRPVTFDSTSEASAQGIGIIHQELSLAPNLNVRDNIFMGREIMTPFGTVDYAAEEKIVRELMTQLEEDVDPRTPVSDLRLGQQQIVEIARAISQEARILIMDEPTSALSAAEVEVLFKVIDDLTAAGVSIVYISHHLEEALQVSDYVVVFRDGSLVATETAADVDLPWIVGHMVGANFDLGTPPDEAGFGATALELTDISVADKNNPDRIAVKNVDLTVRRGEIVCIYGLMGAGRTELLEALAGRGELLTGKIEVDGENLVGLSISERIGRGLALVPEDRQRDGMVQALSVGRNLSLASLGAITKRLVLNQGKEKERNLKSIADIHIKTAGPDAPVTSLSGGNQQKVVIGKILQTGPKVILLDEPSRGIDIGAKTEVFALLAELAAEGLAVVYTTSEVVECLGVANRVLVMRKGEFAAEFSSANAIKEDIMAASGEAVDIEDMNGSDK, via the coding sequence GTGACCGACTATAACGTCGGCGACGTCATCCTCCGGGCCCACGACATCACCAAGAACTACGGTGGTACGCGGGCGCTGAAGGGCGTGAACTTCGAGATTCACAAGGGCAAGGTCACCACGCTCTTTGGCGAGAACGGTGCCGGAAAGTCCACGCTCATGCGCATCCTCTCGGGTGTGGAGCAGCCCTCCAGCGGAACCCTGGAGCTCTACGATCGCCCCGTGACCTTCGACTCCACGAGCGAGGCCTCGGCGCAGGGTATCGGCATCATCCACCAGGAGCTGAGCCTGGCCCCGAACCTCAACGTTCGGGACAATATCTTCATGGGTCGCGAGATCATGACCCCCTTCGGAACCGTGGACTACGCGGCCGAGGAGAAGATCGTGCGCGAGCTCATGACGCAGCTTGAGGAGGACGTGGATCCCCGCACGCCCGTCTCGGACCTGCGCCTGGGCCAGCAGCAGATTGTGGAGATCGCCCGCGCGATCTCACAGGAGGCCCGCATCCTGATCATGGATGAGCCCACGAGTGCACTCTCCGCCGCCGAGGTTGAGGTGCTCTTTAAGGTCATCGACGATCTGACCGCCGCCGGTGTGTCGATCGTATATATCTCCCACCACCTCGAGGAGGCCCTGCAGGTCTCCGATTATGTGGTGGTCTTCCGTGACGGCTCGCTGGTCGCCACCGAGACCGCCGCGGATGTGGACCTGCCCTGGATCGTGGGCCACATGGTGGGAGCCAACTTCGACCTCGGAACCCCTCCCGATGAGGCAGGCTTCGGCGCGACCGCGCTGGAACTGACCGATATCAGCGTGGCCGATAAGAATAATCCCGACCGTATCGCCGTAAAAAACGTGGACCTCACCGTCCGCCGCGGCGAGATCGTCTGCATCTACGGCCTGATGGGTGCCGGCCGCACCGAGCTGCTGGAGGCCCTCGCGGGTCGCGGCGAACTGCTCACCGGAAAGATCGAGGTGGACGGCGAGAACCTCGTGGGCCTCAGCATCTCCGAGCGCATCGGCCGCGGACTGGCCCTCGTTCCCGAGGACCGTCAGCGCGACGGCATGGTCCAGGCCCTGAGCGTGGGACGTAACCTCTCGCTCGCGAGCCTCGGTGCGATCACCAAGCGCCTGGTCCTGAACCAGGGCAAGGAAAAAGAGCGCAACCTGAAGTCCATCGCGGATATCCACATCAAGACCGCAGGCCCCGATGCCCCGGTGACCTCCCTCTCGGGCGGAAACCAGCAGAAGGTGGTCATCGGCAAGATCCTGCAGACCGGCCCCAAGGTCATCCTGCTGGACGAGCCGAGCCGCGGCATCGACATCGGCGCAAAGACCGAGGTCTTTGCACTCCTCGCCGAGCTCGCTGCCGAGGGACTGGCCGTGGTCTACACCACATCCGAGGTCGTGGAATGCCTCGGTGTGGCCAACCGCGTCCTCGTGATGCGCAAGGGCGAATTTGCCGCCGAGTTCAGCTCGGCCAACGCCATCAAGGAAGACATTATGGCCGCCTCCGGTGAGGCTGTCGACATCGAAGACATGAACGGATCCGACAAATGA
- a CDS encoding ABC transporter permease: MTSSTAATGGKKGLLPEGMTIGRLLLEGRAFIALLVIIIIFSSLSPNFFTADNLVVMTRHVAVNAILAIGMLMVILNAGIDLSVGSTVALSGVVAGYLLQGVNLPFWEAVAYPAVWVVVIISIAIGAAVGYVNGILVSRFKVAPFVATLGMMYVVRGIALLITNGLTFPKLGGSESLGNTGFDWVGFNTVLMVPVGVIVMIIIAGGSSFVLNKTAFGRWLYASGGNERAAELSGIPVKRVKISVYVISGAFAAIAGLILTSELTSATPQAGNSYELTAIAAVVIGGASLMGGKGTIRGTLLGAFVIGFLSDGLVIIGISEYWQMVFKGAVIILAVMLNAVEYKAKKSSKKDSALKKVGAAPAPVPTQTPVAAAGTTDTPNSTTRKE, translated from the coding sequence ATGACCAGCTCAACCGCTGCTACCGGGGGCAAGAAGGGCCTTCTCCCGGAGGGCATGACCATCGGGCGCCTGCTCCTTGAGGGACGCGCCTTTATCGCCCTGCTCGTCATCATTATTATCTTCTCCTCGCTGTCGCCGAACTTCTTCACCGCCGATAACCTCGTGGTGATGACCCGGCACGTGGCCGTGAACGCGATCCTCGCGATCGGTATGCTCATGGTGATCCTGAACGCCGGTATCGACCTCTCGGTGGGTTCCACCGTGGCACTCTCGGGCGTGGTGGCCGGTTATCTGCTGCAGGGTGTGAACCTGCCGTTCTGGGAGGCCGTGGCCTATCCCGCCGTCTGGGTTGTGGTGATCATCTCGATCGCCATCGGAGCCGCGGTCGGATACGTGAATGGAATACTGGTCTCCCGGTTTAAAGTGGCGCCGTTTGTGGCCACCCTGGGAATGATGTACGTGGTGCGTGGTATTGCACTGCTCATCACCAACGGCCTCACCTTCCCCAAGCTGGGCGGATCCGAGAGCCTCGGCAATACCGGTTTTGACTGGGTCGGCTTTAACACCGTCTTGATGGTTCCGGTCGGCGTGATCGTGATGATCATCATCGCCGGTGGCTCCAGCTTTGTCCTGAATAAGACCGCCTTCGGCCGCTGGCTCTACGCCTCCGGTGGAAACGAGCGCGCCGCCGAGCTGTCGGGTATCCCCGTGAAGCGCGTGAAGATCAGCGTTTATGTGATCTCGGGTGCCTTTGCCGCAATCGCCGGTCTGATCCTCACCTCGGAGCTCACGAGCGCCACCCCGCAGGCGGGTAACTCCTATGAGCTCACCGCAATCGCCGCCGTGGTTATCGGTGGAGCGAGCCTGATGGGCGGTAAGGGAACCATCCGCGGCACCCTGCTTGGTGCCTTTGTGATCGGCTTCCTCTCCGACGGCCTTGTCATCATCGGAATCTCCGAGTACTGGCAGATGGTCTTCAAGGGCGCGGTAATCATCCTCGCCGTAATGCTCAACGCCGTGGAATATAAGGCGAAGAAGTCCTCCAAGAAGGACAGCGCACTCAAAAAGGTCGGGGCCGCACCGGCACCCGTACCCACCCAGACCCCCGTGGCCGCCGCAGGCACCACGGACACCCCGAACAGCACCACCCGAAAGGAATAA
- a CDS encoding D-ribose ABC transporter substrate-binding protein → MFRLKAAKALAIGSIAALALAGCSSTSDDKPAAGGDTKGGLISLVTSPLDNPYWTTEANTVKSEGEKLGYKVNVASHNQDPKKESDLIDTAISNKSVAIVLDPAGADSSIGNVKKATDAGIPVFLVNAEINESGIAKAQLVSNNAQGAVLGAQQFVEAMGSTGKYVEIKGLSTDTNAEVRSSGYASVLGQYPDMELVQQETADWDQKKGFDKMQLMLQAHPDITGVISGNDQMALGAIAALKQAGMLDKVVVGGFDGAPDAVTAVGAGEMAYTVVQPVVDFSTAVVEQIDSYLKTGKTGVDNEKQSFDCFLVTKDTASEWVDFQHKG, encoded by the coding sequence ATGTTTCGCTTGAAGGCAGCAAAGGCGCTGGCGATTGGTTCTATCGCCGCACTCGCACTCGCAGGATGTTCCTCGACCTCCGATGACAAGCCCGCAGCGGGCGGCGACACCAAGGGCGGACTCATCTCGCTCGTGACCTCGCCCCTCGACAACCCCTACTGGACCACCGAGGCAAACACGGTGAAGTCCGAGGGCGAGAAGCTGGGTTATAAGGTCAACGTGGCCTCGCATAACCAGGACCCCAAGAAGGAGTCCGACCTGATCGACACCGCGATCAGCAATAAGTCGGTTGCGATCGTCCTGGACCCGGCCGGTGCCGATTCCTCGATCGGTAACGTGAAGAAGGCCACCGACGCCGGAATCCCCGTATTCCTCGTCAACGCCGAGATCAACGAGTCGGGCATCGCCAAGGCTCAGCTGGTATCGAATAACGCGCAGGGTGCCGTGCTTGGCGCCCAGCAGTTTGTGGAGGCCATGGGCTCCACCGGTAAGTACGTCGAGATCAAGGGTCTGTCCACCGATACCAACGCCGAGGTTCGCTCGAGCGGTTATGCATCGGTGCTGGGCCAGTACCCCGACATGGAGCTCGTGCAGCAGGAGACCGCTGACTGGGACCAGAAGAAGGGCTTCGACAAGATGCAGCTGATGCTGCAGGCTCACCCCGACATCACCGGCGTAATCTCCGGTAACGACCAGATGGCCCTCGGTGCGATTGCCGCCCTGAAGCAGGCCGGCATGCTCGATAAGGTCGTTGTGGGTGGCTTTGATGGCGCCCCCGATGCCGTGACCGCGGTTGGTGCCGGCGAGATGGCCTATACCGTTGTGCAGCCCGTTGTGGACTTCTCCACCGCCGTGGTTGAGCAGATCGACTCCTACCTGAAGACCGGCAAGACCGGCGTGGACAACGAGAAGCAGAGCTTTGACTGCTTCCTCGTGACCAAGGACACCGCCTCCGAGTGGGTTGACTTCCAGCACAAGGGCTAG